One genomic segment of Mycolicibacterium psychrotolerans includes these proteins:
- a CDS encoding HAD-IIA family hydrolase encodes MSTLAQQHDCLLLDLDGTVFRGQEPTTGAVETLASVQSRVLFVTNNASRDAAQVADHLRELGFTAAPDDVVTSAQSAARLLAEQLPQNAKVLVVGTDALAEEVRGVGLTPVREFADEPVAVVQGHSPETAWPALAEAALAIRAGALWIAANVDKTLPSERGLLPGNGSMVAALRTATDREPQVAGKPSPVLMANALARGHFESPLVIGDRLDTDIAGANAAQLPSLMVLSGVNNAEDAIFAVPDERPHLLAEDLRALSDDTDTLRVGPHPAWRVDLDGDAVSVHSTGDHPGDALSIVRAIAAAVWAADTPAGRRRIVAADDAARQAARRWSLLSDAID; translated from the coding sequence GTGAGCACACTTGCGCAGCAGCATGATTGCCTGCTGCTCGATCTCGACGGGACAGTGTTCCGCGGCCAGGAACCCACTACCGGTGCGGTCGAGACGCTGGCCTCGGTGCAGTCCCGGGTGCTGTTCGTGACGAACAACGCCTCGCGCGACGCCGCCCAGGTCGCCGACCATCTGCGCGAGCTCGGTTTCACCGCTGCGCCCGACGACGTCGTCACCAGTGCGCAGAGCGCGGCCCGGCTGCTCGCCGAACAACTCCCTCAGAACGCGAAGGTGCTCGTCGTGGGCACGGACGCGCTGGCCGAGGAGGTCCGCGGAGTCGGGTTGACGCCCGTTCGGGAGTTCGCCGACGAGCCGGTGGCGGTCGTGCAGGGTCACTCGCCGGAGACCGCGTGGCCCGCTCTCGCCGAGGCGGCGCTGGCCATCAGGGCCGGCGCGCTGTGGATCGCCGCCAACGTGGACAAGACGCTGCCCTCGGAGCGGGGTCTGCTTCCGGGCAACGGTTCGATGGTCGCGGCGCTGCGCACCGCCACCGATCGAGAACCGCAGGTGGCCGGGAAACCGTCGCCGGTGCTGATGGCGAATGCGTTGGCGCGCGGGCACTTCGAGTCACCGCTGGTGATCGGGGACCGGCTCGACACCGACATCGCGGGCGCCAACGCCGCGCAGCTGCCCAGCCTGATGGTGCTCTCGGGCGTCAACAACGCCGAGGACGCGATCTTCGCGGTTCCCGACGAGCGACCGCATCTTCTCGCCGAGGACCTCCGCGCCCTGTCCGACGACACCGACACCCTGCGCGTCGGGCCGCACCCGGCGTGGCGCGTCGACCTCGACGGCGACGCGGTCTCCGTGCACTCCACCGGGGACCATCCCGGCGACGCCCTGTCCATCGTGCGGGCGATCGCCGCCGCGGTCTGGGCGGCGGACACGCCCGCGGGCCGGCGGCGGATCGTAGCGGCCGACGACGCAGCGCGACAGGCCGCCCGGCGGTGGTCGCTGCTGTCGGACGCCATCGACTAG
- a CDS encoding tetratricopeptide repeat protein produces MSHDNQDGRGDRRPQRGGSAGNRQGPRRDQRSAPRTSGPQRARSAQPRTHDDTRTPAGPPIPAEIEARQLSPEIRGELTTLDRATADAVARHLVAAGDLLDDDPEAALEHARAARARSGRIAAVREAVGIAAYACGDWAQALAELRAARRMGSKSPLLALIADCERGVGRPERAIELARSPEAAQLTGDDADELRIVVAGARSDLGQHEQALAVLSTPQLDQSRTGQTAARLFYAYADTLLALGRADEALQWFLKAAAADADGVTDAEERITELS; encoded by the coding sequence GTGTCCCACGACAATCAGGACGGCCGCGGCGACCGTCGGCCCCAGCGCGGCGGTTCGGCCGGCAACCGGCAAGGGCCGCGGCGCGATCAGCGCTCGGCGCCGCGCACGTCGGGACCCCAGCGTGCCCGTTCCGCCCAGCCCCGGACCCACGACGACACGAGAACTCCAGCGGGACCGCCGATTCCCGCCGAGATCGAAGCCCGCCAGCTCTCTCCGGAGATCCGGGGGGAACTCACCACACTGGATCGGGCCACCGCCGACGCCGTTGCGCGTCATCTCGTCGCCGCCGGCGACCTGCTCGACGACGACCCCGAGGCAGCGCTCGAGCACGCCCGCGCGGCTCGTGCCCGCTCCGGCCGTATCGCCGCGGTGCGCGAAGCCGTCGGCATCGCCGCCTACGCCTGCGGCGACTGGGCGCAGGCGCTTGCCGAACTGCGGGCGGCCCGCCGTATGGGCAGTAAATCGCCGCTTCTCGCGCTGATCGCGGACTGCGAACGCGGGGTCGGCAGGCCCGAGCGGGCGATCGAGCTGGCCCGCAGCCCCGAGGCCGCGCAGCTGACCGGCGATGACGCCGACGAGCTGCGCATCGTGGTGGCCGGCGCCCGTTCGGATCTGGGGCAGCACGAGCAGGCGCTGGCGGTCCTGTCCACCCCGCAGCTGGACCAGTCGCGGACAGGTCAGACCGCCGCCCGGCTCTTCTACGCCTATGCCGACACGCTGCTGGCGCTCGGGCGCGCCGACGAGGCGCTGCAGTGGTTCCTCAAGGCCGCGGCCGCCGACGCCGACGGGGTCACCGACGCCGAAGAGCGCATCACGGAGCTGTCCTGA
- the tyrS gene encoding tyrosine--tRNA ligase produces the protein MGSNILDELDWRGLIAQSTDRDALADALAAGPVTAYSGFDPTAPSLHAGHLIPLLTLRRFQQAGHRPIVLAGGATGMIGDPRDVGERTLHTADTVAEWADRIRGQLERFVDFDGSATGAVIADNLSWTGQMSAIEFLRDVGKHFSVNVMLDRDTVRRRLEGDGISYTEFSYMLLQANDYVELHQRHGCTLQIGGSDQWGNIIAGVRLVRQKTGAGVHALTTPLVTDSEGKKFGKSTGGGSLWLDPDMTSPYAWYQYFINTADVDVVPYLRWFTFLSAQEIADLGTATGERPHERAAQRRLARELTTLVHGAAATASVEHASQALFGRAELTDLDEPTLAAALREASSGEVTEIAPGGPDSITDLLVATGLAASKGAARRTIAEGGVSVNNVKIATDEWVPQPSDFLHGRWLVLRRGKRNIAGVERVG, from the coding sequence GTGGGCAGCAACATTCTCGACGAATTGGACTGGCGCGGGCTGATCGCCCAGTCCACCGACCGCGACGCACTCGCCGACGCTCTGGCGGCGGGCCCCGTCACCGCCTACTCGGGGTTCGACCCGACGGCGCCGAGCCTGCATGCGGGGCATCTGATCCCGCTGCTCACGCTGCGGCGCTTCCAGCAGGCCGGACACCGGCCGATCGTCCTGGCCGGTGGTGCGACCGGCATGATCGGCGACCCCCGCGACGTCGGCGAACGCACGCTGCACACCGCCGACACGGTCGCCGAGTGGGCAGACCGGATCCGCGGGCAACTGGAGCGCTTCGTCGACTTCGACGGTTCGGCCACCGGCGCCGTCATCGCCGACAACCTGTCCTGGACCGGGCAGATGTCGGCCATCGAGTTCCTGCGCGATGTCGGGAAGCACTTCTCGGTCAACGTCATGCTCGACCGCGACACCGTGCGCCGCAGGCTCGAGGGCGACGGCATCTCCTACACCGAGTTCAGCTACATGCTGCTGCAGGCCAACGACTACGTCGAACTGCACCAGCGCCACGGGTGCACCTTGCAGATCGGTGGATCCGACCAGTGGGGCAACATCATCGCCGGCGTCCGGTTGGTGCGTCAGAAGACCGGCGCCGGAGTGCACGCGCTGACCACGCCGCTGGTCACCGACTCCGAGGGCAAGAAGTTCGGGAAGTCCACCGGCGGTGGCAGCCTGTGGCTGGACCCCGACATGACCAGTCCGTACGCCTGGTACCAGTACTTCATCAACACCGCGGACGTAGACGTCGTCCCGTACCTGCGGTGGTTCACCTTCCTTTCCGCGCAGGAGATCGCCGACCTCGGAACGGCGACCGGCGAACGGCCGCACGAACGCGCGGCCCAACGCCGGCTGGCTCGCGAACTGACCACGCTCGTGCACGGTGCGGCGGCGACCGCATCGGTGGAACACGCGAGCCAGGCCCTGTTCGGCCGAGCCGAGCTGACCGACCTCGACGAGCCGACGCTGGCGGCAGCGCTGCGCGAGGCCAGTAGCGGGGAAGTCACCGAAATCGCCCCGGGTGGACCGGATTCGATCACCGACCTGCTGGTCGCCACCGGGTTGGCGGCGAGCAAGGGCGCCGCCCGGCGGACCATCGCCGAGGGCGGAGTGTCGGTCAACAACGTGAAGATCGCCACAGACGAGTGGGTTCCGCAGCCCTCGGACTTCCTCCACGGCCGGTGGCTGGTGCTGCGCCGCGGCAAGCGGAACATCGCCGGGGTGGAACGCGTTGGATGA
- a CDS encoding DNA-3-methyladenine glycosylase codes for MSAERLAVDPVSAAQLLLGSRLTARGVSAVIVEVEAYGGPADGPWPDAASHSFRGPGGRNTVMFGPAGHLYTYRSHGIHVCANVVCATDGVAGAVLLRAAVIDDGADVAWSRRGELVKESALARGPGNLCSALGIEMADNGLDLFDPVAPVRLSLSQPPSAAAGPRTGVSKAADRPWRFWVSGRPEVSPYRRSPRAPAPGQSD; via the coding sequence GTGAGCGCCGAGCGGCTCGCCGTCGACCCGGTCAGTGCCGCCCAGTTGCTGCTGGGCTCACGACTGACCGCCCGCGGGGTGAGCGCGGTGATCGTCGAGGTGGAGGCGTACGGCGGGCCGGCCGACGGACCGTGGCCCGACGCGGCGTCGCACTCGTTCCGTGGGCCGGGCGGACGCAACACGGTGATGTTCGGGCCGGCCGGTCACCTGTACACCTACCGCAGCCACGGCATCCACGTGTGTGCCAACGTGGTGTGCGCCACCGACGGCGTCGCGGGCGCGGTGTTGCTTCGCGCAGCGGTCATCGACGACGGCGCCGACGTGGCGTGGAGCAGGCGAGGAGAGCTCGTCAAGGAGTCGGCGCTGGCCCGCGGGCCGGGCAATCTGTGCTCGGCGCTGGGCATCGAGATGGCCGACAACGGCCTCGACCTGTTCGACCCCGTTGCGCCAGTGCGGCTTTCACTGAGCCAACCGCCCAGCGCGGCGGCCGGTCCGCGGACCGGGGTCAGCAAGGCGGCGGATCGGCCGTGGCGCTTCTGGGTGTCGGGCCGGCCGGAGGTCTCGCCCTACCGGCGCAGCCCACGGGCACCCGCTCCTGGCCAGAGCGACTAG